The following are encoded together in the Nocardioides thalensis genome:
- a CDS encoding phospholipase D-like domain-containing protein has protein sequence MSDWFLPATERPWTSGNLVIPHVHGATYFERLVEAIEATTAEDRIFLTDWRGDSDERLTADGPTVGELLTAAGKRGVEVRALLWRSHSDKGHLNAQENEHLGTLINESGGEAILDERVRRGGSHHQKLFVVRRKGRPAEDAAFIGGIDLCHGRRDDADHRGDPQAPPLDKRYGDTPPWHDAMVEIRGPAVSHVLDTFAERWDDPTPVDHRNPYRALRHRLEHMPRHPEDLPQRWDPPPEAGPHQVQLLRTYPSKRPPYPFAPEGERSVARAYSRAFERAERLVYIEDQYFWSDVVATTLADALRSKPLLHVIAVVPRYPEEDNRVSGPPMIYGQRLAWEMLHAAGGDRFAMFDLENAASTPIYVHAKVCVVDDEWMTVGSDNLNLRSWTHDSELTCAIVDTDGELPRRLRTSLWAEHLGLPEDDPRLTDVAGALRLWTERSRAQQGRARPHVPDRLPARTRAWARPAYRFLYDPDGRPRRLRGTTEF, from the coding sequence GTGAGCGACTGGTTCCTCCCCGCCACCGAGCGGCCGTGGACCTCGGGGAACCTCGTCATCCCGCACGTCCACGGGGCGACCTACTTCGAGCGCCTGGTGGAGGCCATCGAGGCCACGACCGCGGAGGACCGGATCTTCCTCACCGACTGGCGCGGCGACTCCGACGAGCGCCTGACCGCCGACGGCCCCACGGTGGGCGAGCTGCTGACCGCGGCAGGCAAGCGCGGCGTCGAGGTGCGCGCCCTGCTGTGGCGCTCGCACTCCGACAAGGGCCACCTCAACGCCCAGGAGAACGAGCACCTCGGCACCCTCATCAACGAGAGCGGCGGCGAGGCCATCCTCGACGAGCGGGTGCGCCGCGGCGGGTCCCACCACCAGAAGCTCTTCGTCGTACGGCGGAAGGGCCGGCCTGCCGAGGACGCGGCGTTCATCGGCGGCATCGACCTCTGCCACGGGCGCCGGGACGACGCGGACCACCGTGGTGACCCGCAGGCGCCGCCCCTGGACAAGAGGTACGGCGACACGCCTCCGTGGCACGACGCGATGGTCGAGATCCGCGGACCGGCCGTGTCCCACGTCCTCGACACCTTCGCGGAGCGGTGGGACGACCCGACGCCCGTCGACCACCGCAACCCCTACCGCGCGCTCAGGCACCGGCTCGAGCACATGCCGCGGCACCCCGAGGACCTCCCCCAGCGGTGGGACCCGCCTCCCGAGGCGGGCCCGCACCAGGTGCAGCTCCTCCGGACCTACCCGAGCAAGCGCCCGCCGTACCCCTTCGCGCCGGAGGGCGAGCGGTCGGTCGCGCGGGCCTACTCCCGGGCGTTCGAGCGCGCCGAGCGGCTGGTCTACATCGAGGACCAGTACTTCTGGTCCGACGTCGTCGCCACCACGCTCGCCGATGCGCTGCGCAGCAAGCCGCTCCTCCACGTGATCGCCGTGGTGCCGCGCTATCCCGAGGAGGACAACCGGGTGAGCGGCCCGCCGATGATCTACGGGCAGCGCCTCGCCTGGGAGATGCTGCACGCGGCGGGCGGTGACCGGTTCGCGATGTTCGACCTCGAGAACGCTGCCAGCACGCCCATCTACGTGCACGCGAAGGTCTGCGTGGTCGACGACGAGTGGATGACCGTCGGGTCCGACAACCTCAACCTCCGGTCCTGGACCCACGACTCCGAGCTGACGTGCGCGATCGTCGACACCGACGGCGAGCTCCCCCGCCGGCTGCGCACGTCGCTGTGGGCCGAGCACCTCGGCCTCCCCGAGGACGACCCGCGCCTCACCGACGTCGCGGGCGCCCTGCGACTGTGGACCGAGCGTTCCCGTGCGCAGCAGGGGCGGGCGCGACCGCACGTCCCGGACAGGTTGCCAGCGCGCACGCGGGCGTGGGCGCGGCCGGCGTACCGGTTCCTCTACGACCCCGACGGGCGGCCGAGGCGGCTGCGCGGCACGACGGAGTTCTGA
- a CDS encoding LLM class flavin-dependent oxidoreductase: protein MTRSVNLHVILWPINPWPEMAETWKRAEELGFAGAWLYDHLAWRGHSPWDDAYASLAAGAAITSSIRLGTLVTSPNFRTPIPTASAVRTIDRISGGRLTLGIGAGGEKHESDGDVLGIEWTPKERADRFAEWVTHLDAMLTEKTVSLSGAYWSAREVTIAPGLVQHRPPFWIAGNGPRGMALAARHGQGWIANPQTDQPLAEVTAQVAKVGQRYADAGRDFTRVPRLLLTGFTEEPWLESPDAFDDLAGRYAEAGITDVAIHWPRPGSEWDADMSVFEEIATRTTGA, encoded by the coding sequence GTGACCCGAAGCGTGAACCTCCACGTCATTCTCTGGCCGATCAACCCCTGGCCGGAGATGGCCGAGACCTGGAAGCGGGCCGAGGAGCTGGGATTCGCGGGCGCGTGGCTCTACGACCACCTGGCGTGGCGGGGGCACTCGCCATGGGACGACGCCTACGCGAGCCTGGCCGCGGGAGCGGCGATCACGTCGTCGATCCGGCTCGGCACGCTCGTCACCTCGCCCAACTTCCGCACGCCGATCCCGACCGCGTCGGCGGTGCGAACGATTGACCGCATCTCCGGGGGCCGGCTGACGCTCGGCATCGGTGCGGGTGGGGAGAAGCACGAGTCCGACGGCGACGTGCTCGGGATTGAGTGGACGCCGAAGGAGCGGGCCGACCGGTTCGCGGAGTGGGTGACCCACCTCGACGCGATGCTCACCGAGAAGACCGTCTCGCTCTCCGGTGCGTACTGGTCGGCGCGCGAGGTGACCATCGCGCCCGGCCTCGTCCAGCACCGGCCACCGTTCTGGATCGCCGGCAACGGCCCGCGCGGGATGGCTCTTGCGGCGCGCCACGGCCAGGGCTGGATCGCCAACCCGCAGACCGACCAGCCGCTCGCCGAGGTGACCGCCCAGGTCGCGAAGGTGGGCCAGCGCTACGCCGACGCGGGCCGCGACTTCACCCGGGTGCCGCGGCTGCTGCTGACCGGCTTCACCGAGGAGCCGTGGCTGGAGTCGCCCGACGCGTTCGACGACCTCGCCGGGCGCTACGCGGAGGCCGGCATCACCGACGTCGCGATCCACTGGCCACGACCGGGCTCCGAGTGGGACGCCGACATGAGCGTCTTCGAGGAGATCGCGACCCGCACCACCGGCGCCTGA
- a CDS encoding phenylalanine 4-monooxygenase codes for MFEEGQLYSPVTTADDGTVTVHLGDDHPGVNDPDYRARRNEIAAVSMSWSPGQPVPRIDYTETEHEVWRTVCEHIAPLHEKYACRAYRDAVRALDLPRDRVPQLDEVTTGLQALTGFSYVPAAGIVPLEEFYGSLEDGVFHSTQYLRHHAVPLYTPEPDLIHEVIGHGNLLADPQMAELNRLAGAAARRCETKAGLQVVADVFWFTVEFGVLHEGGELRAYGAGILSSYGEIEEFRGMQIRPIDFAAMATIDYDITHYQPVLFAAESFDHLINDVGAFFASCDDDTPGRLGVSSAASA; via the coding sequence ATGTTCGAGGAAGGCCAGCTCTACTCTCCGGTGACGACCGCCGACGACGGCACCGTGACGGTGCACCTCGGCGACGACCACCCGGGCGTCAACGACCCCGACTACCGCGCCCGGCGCAACGAGATCGCCGCGGTCTCGATGAGCTGGTCGCCGGGCCAGCCGGTGCCGCGCATCGACTACACCGAGACCGAGCACGAGGTGTGGCGCACGGTCTGCGAGCACATCGCCCCGTTGCACGAGAAGTACGCGTGCCGCGCCTACCGCGACGCCGTACGCGCGCTCGACCTGCCGCGCGACCGGGTCCCGCAGCTCGACGAGGTGACCACCGGGCTCCAGGCGCTGACCGGCTTCTCCTATGTCCCCGCCGCCGGGATCGTGCCGCTGGAGGAGTTCTACGGTTCGCTCGAGGACGGCGTGTTCCACTCCACGCAGTACCTGCGCCACCACGCCGTACCCCTCTACACGCCCGAGCCCGACCTGATCCACGAGGTGATCGGCCACGGCAACCTGCTGGCCGACCCGCAGATGGCCGAGCTCAACCGGCTCGCCGGCGCGGCCGCCCGGCGCTGCGAGACCAAGGCCGGGCTCCAGGTGGTCGCCGACGTCTTCTGGTTCACCGTCGAGTTCGGTGTCCTCCACGAGGGCGGGGAGCTGCGCGCGTACGGCGCCGGCATCCTCTCGTCGTACGGCGAGATCGAGGAGTTCCGCGGGATGCAGATCCGGCCGATCGACTTCGCCGCGATGGCGACGATCGACTACGACATCACGCACTACCAGCCGGTGCTGTTCGCGGCGGAGTCGTTCGACCACCTGATCAACGACGTCGGCGCGTTCTTCGCGAGCTGCGACGACGACACCCCGGGACGGCTGGGCGTGTCGTCGGCGGCCTCGGCTTGA
- a CDS encoding DNA polymerase Y family protein, whose amino-acid sequence MRTLVVWCPDWPVVAALAEAAEGGAAVEPGAPAAVLANNVVEVCNGPARAEGVRRGQRRRDAQARCPELLLLPANPDRDARSFEPVLTMVEEHRPGVAPIRPGLLALPAPGRYFASGGVSGEEAAAALLAEVLVGAGVWDCRFGVADDLFTAEQASKQALPQGCVVVERGGAPAFLAPLPVGVLADDGQQGRDLADLLRRLGLPTLGDLARLSAAEMTDRFGSYGALVHRRVTGRAEERLASRTPPPELTCEIAFEPPLESAEAVTFSVRTTAERFVAGLADRQLVATSVRIEAECDGVVTSARTWLHPRCFTSRDLVDRVHWQLQAGMPTSGLRSRKDAGTIGAPVERIRFLPDTVEPAGDHADGLWGGGADEAVVRGVARVQAMVGYDAVRVPVLQGGRGARDRQAMVPWGERAVGLRPLEQPWPGRIPGPAPARVFSSPPAAEVVDESGRPVAVTERGVVTGEPWRFRARGARPDLPWQPVASWAGPWPVDEGWWLAAEPDAEHGRSARFQVVGVDGRAWLMRWRATGWEVEAGYD is encoded by the coding sequence ATGCGCACGCTCGTCGTCTGGTGCCCGGACTGGCCGGTGGTCGCGGCCCTCGCCGAGGCCGCCGAGGGCGGCGCCGCGGTCGAGCCCGGTGCCCCGGCCGCGGTGCTCGCCAACAACGTGGTCGAGGTCTGCAACGGGCCGGCCCGCGCCGAGGGCGTACGCCGCGGGCAACGCCGTCGTGACGCGCAGGCGCGCTGCCCCGAGCTGCTCCTGCTCCCGGCCAACCCCGATCGCGACGCCCGGTCGTTCGAGCCGGTGCTGACCATGGTCGAGGAGCACCGGCCGGGCGTCGCGCCGATCCGGCCCGGGCTGCTGGCGCTGCCCGCTCCCGGCCGCTACTTCGCCAGCGGCGGGGTGAGCGGTGAGGAGGCGGCCGCCGCGCTGCTCGCGGAGGTGCTCGTCGGGGCGGGCGTGTGGGACTGCAGGTTCGGGGTCGCCGACGACCTGTTCACCGCCGAGCAGGCGAGCAAGCAGGCCCTGCCCCAGGGCTGCGTGGTCGTCGAGAGGGGCGGGGCGCCCGCCTTCCTGGCGCCGCTCCCGGTGGGCGTCCTGGCCGACGACGGCCAGCAGGGGCGCGACCTCGCCGACCTGCTGCGGCGCCTCGGCCTGCCCACCCTCGGCGACCTCGCCCGGCTCAGCGCTGCGGAGATGACCGACCGGTTCGGCTCGTACGGCGCCCTGGTGCACCGCCGGGTTACCGGCCGCGCCGAGGAGCGGCTCGCGTCGCGGACGCCGCCGCCGGAGCTCACCTGCGAGATCGCGTTCGAGCCGCCGCTGGAGTCCGCCGAGGCCGTCACGTTCAGCGTGCGCACCACCGCCGAGCGGTTCGTCGCGGGACTCGCCGACCGGCAGCTGGTCGCGACCTCGGTGCGCATCGAGGCCGAGTGCGACGGCGTGGTCACCTCGGCGCGCACCTGGCTGCACCCGCGCTGCTTCACCTCCCGCGACCTGGTCGACCGGGTGCACTGGCAGCTCCAGGCAGGCATGCCGACGTCGGGCCTGCGGAGCCGCAAGGACGCCGGCACGATCGGCGCCCCGGTCGAGCGGATCCGCTTCCTGCCCGACACGGTGGAGCCGGCCGGCGACCACGCCGACGGGCTGTGGGGCGGCGGTGCCGACGAGGCCGTCGTCCGCGGCGTCGCCCGGGTGCAGGCGATGGTCGGCTACGACGCCGTACGAGTGCCCGTGCTGCAGGGCGGGCGCGGCGCGCGCGACCGGCAGGCGATGGTGCCGTGGGGCGAGCGGGCAGTCGGCCTGCGCCCGCTGGAGCAGCCGTGGCCGGGCCGGATCCCGGGGCCAGCGCCCGCCCGGGTGTTCTCGTCGCCGCCCGCCGCCGAGGTCGTCGACGAGAGCGGTAGGCCGGTGGCGGTGACTGAACGCGGGGTGGTGACGGGGGAGCCGTGGCGGTTCCGCGCCCGGGGCGCACGGCCCGACCTCCCGTGGCAGCCGGTCGCCTCCTGGGCCGGGCCGTGGCCGGTCGACGAGGGCTGGTGGCTGGCCGCTGAGCCCGATGCCGAGCACGGCCGGTCGGCCCGGTTCCAGGTCGTCGGGGTCGACGGGCGTGCCTGGCTGATGCGCTGGCGGGCGACGGGCTGGGAGGTAGAGGCGGGCTACGACTGA
- the der gene encoding ribosome biogenesis GTPase Der yields the protein MTDAELEPTTTGPVPVLAVIGRPNVGKSTLVNRILGRREAVVEDIPGVTRDRVSYDAVWNGRAFTVVDTGGWDPDARGMAERIAAQAEIAIGLADATLFVVDATVGITDADEAVVKILRKSGKPVILAANKVDDERAEAEAYGLWNLGLGEPFPVSALHGRGSGDLLDAVLKALPEPPPEREQELGGPRRIAIVGRPNVGKSSLLNKLAGEERVVVDNVAGTTVDPVDELVDLGGRTWRFIDTAGIRKRVKEASGHEYYAWLRTSTAIERAELCVLVLDSSQSIAEQDMRILQEVREAGKALVIAFNKWDLVDDERRYYLDREIERDLVQVQWAPRVNITARTGWHIDRLVPALDKALEGWETRVSTGALNAFLGRIVAEHPHPVRSGKQPKILFGTQAQTSPPTFVLFTSGKLDQGYERFVERRLREEFGFAGTPIVLNVRPREKRKR from the coding sequence ATGACTGACGCTGAGCTCGAACCGACGACCACCGGCCCGGTGCCGGTGCTGGCGGTGATCGGTCGGCCCAACGTCGGCAAGTCGACGCTGGTCAACCGCATCCTCGGCCGCCGTGAGGCGGTCGTCGAGGACATCCCGGGCGTCACCCGCGACCGGGTCTCCTACGACGCCGTGTGGAACGGCCGTGCGTTCACCGTCGTCGACACCGGCGGCTGGGATCCCGACGCGCGCGGCATGGCCGAGCGGATCGCCGCCCAGGCCGAGATCGCGATCGGCCTGGCCGACGCGACGCTGTTCGTCGTCGACGCGACGGTCGGCATCACCGACGCCGACGAGGCGGTCGTCAAGATCCTGCGCAAGTCCGGCAAGCCGGTCATCCTCGCGGCCAACAAGGTCGACGACGAGCGCGCCGAGGCCGAGGCCTACGGGCTGTGGAACCTCGGGCTGGGCGAGCCGTTCCCGGTCTCCGCCCTGCACGGCCGCGGCTCGGGCGACCTGCTCGACGCGGTGCTGAAGGCGCTGCCGGAGCCGCCGCCCGAGCGGGAGCAGGAGCTCGGCGGCCCGCGCCGGATCGCGATCGTCGGTCGCCCCAACGTGGGCAAGTCCTCGCTGCTCAACAAGCTGGCCGGCGAGGAGCGGGTCGTCGTCGACAACGTCGCCGGCACCACCGTCGACCCGGTCGACGAGCTGGTCGACCTCGGCGGGCGCACCTGGCGGTTCATCGACACCGCCGGCATCCGCAAGCGGGTCAAGGAGGCCTCCGGGCACGAGTACTACGCCTGGCTGCGCACCTCGACCGCGATCGAGCGCGCCGAGCTGTGCGTGCTGGTGCTCGACTCGTCGCAGTCGATCGCCGAGCAGGACATGCGGATCCTCCAGGAGGTGCGCGAGGCCGGCAAGGCGCTCGTCATCGCCTTCAACAAGTGGGACCTCGTCGACGACGAGCGGCGCTACTACCTCGACCGCGAGATCGAGCGTGACCTGGTGCAGGTGCAGTGGGCCCCGCGGGTCAACATCACCGCCCGCACCGGCTGGCACATCGACCGGCTGGTGCCCGCGCTCGACAAGGCGCTCGAGGGCTGGGAGACCCGGGTCTCGACCGGCGCGCTCAACGCGTTCCTCGGCCGGATCGTCGCCGAGCACCCGCACCCGGTGCGCAGTGGCAAGCAGCCGAAGATCCTGTTCGGCACCCAGGCCCAGACCTCGCCGCCCACGTTCGTGCTGTTCACCTCGGGCAAGCTCGACCAGGGCTACGAACGGTTCGTGGAGCGGCGGCTGCGCGAGGAGTTCGGCTTCGCCGGTACGCCGATCGTGCTCAACGTCCGCCCGCGGGAGAAACGCAAGAGGTAG
- a CDS encoding 1-acyl-sn-glycerol-3-phosphate acyltransferase — translation MTTHADRPRTDGVRSPATFWLYRFRWFGRLVIRRRYDVRVLHAERFPADGPVIVAANHIGVIDGPLLAIFAPRPVHAWTKIEMFKGLLGRFLSAVGQIPLDRFRSDPLAVKVALRTLRDGRVVGVFPEGTRGNGELDTYHRGAAYLALVTGAPVLPLTFIGSRESGGSSGSLPKKGARIHMVVGDPVRIDAVPWPRTPALVEKATLDLHRRMLAGIQAALAETGRALPGPLPTNDPALDPDEGP, via the coding sequence GTGACCACCCACGCCGACCGGCCGCGCACCGACGGCGTCCGGTCCCCGGCGACCTTCTGGCTCTACCGCTTCCGGTGGTTCGGGCGCTTGGTCATCCGGCGGAGGTACGACGTCCGCGTGCTCCACGCGGAGCGGTTCCCCGCCGACGGGCCGGTCATCGTCGCGGCCAACCACATCGGCGTCATCGACGGCCCGCTGCTCGCGATCTTCGCGCCGCGGCCGGTGCACGCGTGGACCAAGATCGAGATGTTCAAGGGCCTCCTCGGCCGCTTCCTCTCGGCCGTGGGCCAGATCCCGCTCGACCGGTTCCGCTCCGACCCGCTCGCGGTGAAGGTGGCGCTCCGGACGCTGCGCGACGGCCGGGTGGTCGGCGTGTTCCCGGAGGGCACCCGCGGCAACGGGGAGCTCGACACCTACCACCGCGGCGCGGCGTACCTCGCCCTCGTGACCGGCGCCCCCGTGCTTCCGCTCACGTTCATCGGCAGCCGGGAATCAGGCGGCAGCAGCGGATCGTTGCCGAAGAAGGGCGCCCGGATCCACATGGTGGTCGGCGACCCGGTGCGCATCGACGCCGTACCGTGGCCGCGGACACCCGCTCTCGTCGAGAAGGCGACCCTCGACCTGCACCGACGGATGCTTGCCGGCATCCAGGCCGCACTGGCGGAGACCGGCCGGGCTCTTCCCGGCCCGCTCCCCACGAACGACCCGGCACTCGACCCCGACGAAGGACCCTGA
- the cmk gene encoding (d)CMP kinase gives MNAGGMGSIVVAVDGTSGSGKSSTCRGVADRLGLRYLDTGAMYRAMTWWMLQHGVDVHDTEAVAAYAEKPTLVSGTDPLAPTISVDGADVSVEIRSDEVNAAVSPVSTVPAVRERLVTLQREIIGEGGIVVEGRDIGSVVWPDAELKVYLTADPAARATRRALESGSTDAERIAATEASLLNRDRIDSGRAVAPLTMADGAVHVDSTDLTLDEVIDLVAGLVAERV, from the coding sequence GTGAACGCAGGTGGCATGGGCTCGATCGTGGTGGCCGTCGACGGTACGTCGGGTTCCGGCAAGTCCAGCACCTGCCGGGGCGTGGCCGACCGGCTCGGCCTGCGCTACCTCGACACCGGCGCGATGTACCGCGCGATGACCTGGTGGATGCTCCAGCACGGCGTCGACGTCCACGACACCGAGGCGGTCGCGGCGTACGCCGAGAAGCCCACCCTCGTCTCCGGCACCGACCCGCTCGCGCCGACGATCTCCGTCGACGGCGCCGACGTCTCGGTGGAGATCCGCAGCGACGAGGTCAACGCCGCCGTGTCCCCGGTGAGCACGGTTCCCGCCGTCCGTGAGCGGCTGGTCACGCTCCAGCGGGAGATCATCGGCGAGGGCGGCATCGTGGTCGAGGGCCGCGACATCGGCTCGGTCGTGTGGCCCGACGCCGAGCTCAAGGTCTACCTGACCGCCGACCCCGCCGCCCGGGCGACCCGGCGCGCGCTCGAGAGCGGCTCGACCGACGCCGAGCGGATCGCCGCCACCGAGGCCTCCCTGCTCAACCGCGACCGCATCGACTCCGGTCGCGCGGTCGCACCGCTGACGATGGCCGACGGTGCCGTCCACGTCGACAGCACGGACCTGACCCTGGACGAGGTGATCGACCTGGTGGCCGGTCTGGTGGCGGAGCGGGTGTGA
- a CDS encoding prephenate dehydrogenase, which produces MTQQGIEPVEVVGTGLIGTSVALACRRAGVEVLLSDAEHGHVRTASGLGAGRARTESDEPRLVVVAVPPDHLGEAIRAALDAAGPQTVVTDVGSVKTAPLEAVAGHPRLSRYVGSHPMAGSERSGPLAASASLFDGRPWAICPGSDAASDAERAVERLVEVCGAVPVRLSPAEHDRAVARTSHVPHLLAALVAGTLTGAAPEHLALSGQGVRDVTRIAGGDPVLYSQIIGGNKHAVIDVLGEIRQRLDLALEALESGRRVELESLLMHGVTGTLAIPGKHGGPPRPTAAVHVALPDHPGELARLFGDVGEIGVNIEDVRIDHDPGRPVGLVELDVAAESADVLRDALESRGWDSHR; this is translated from the coding sequence GTGACTCAGCAGGGCATCGAGCCGGTCGAGGTCGTCGGCACCGGCCTGATCGGTACGTCGGTCGCGCTCGCCTGCCGCCGTGCCGGCGTCGAGGTGCTGCTCTCCGACGCCGAGCACGGCCACGTGCGCACCGCGTCCGGGCTGGGCGCGGGCCGCGCCCGCACCGAGAGCGACGAGCCCCGGCTGGTGGTCGTCGCCGTGCCTCCGGACCACCTGGGCGAGGCGATCCGCGCCGCGCTCGACGCGGCCGGGCCGCAGACCGTGGTCACCGACGTCGGCAGCGTGAAGACCGCGCCGCTCGAGGCCGTGGCGGGACACCCCCGGCTGAGCCGCTACGTCGGCAGCCACCCGATGGCCGGCAGCGAGCGCTCGGGGCCGCTGGCCGCGTCGGCCAGCCTGTTCGACGGCCGCCCGTGGGCGATCTGTCCAGGCAGTGACGCCGCCTCCGATGCCGAGCGCGCTGTCGAGCGCCTGGTGGAGGTCTGCGGCGCGGTGCCGGTGCGGTTGAGCCCGGCCGAGCACGACCGCGCCGTCGCCCGGACGTCGCACGTGCCGCACCTGCTCGCCGCGCTCGTCGCCGGTACGCTGACCGGCGCGGCGCCGGAGCACCTCGCGCTCTCCGGGCAGGGCGTGCGCGACGTGACCCGCATCGCCGGGGGAGACCCGGTGCTCTACAGCCAGATCATCGGCGGCAACAAGCACGCGGTGATCGACGTGCTGGGCGAGATCCGCCAACGCCTGGACCTCGCGCTGGAGGCGCTCGAGAGCGGACGCCGGGTCGAGCTCGAGTCCCTCCTGATGCACGGGGTGACCGGCACCCTGGCGATCCCGGGCAAGCACGGCGGACCGCCGCGGCCGACCGCGGCCGTCCACGTCGCCCTGCCCGACCACCCGGGCGAGCTGGCGCGGCTGTTCGGCGACGTCGGCGAGATCGGCGTCAACATCGAGGACGTGCGCATCGACCACGACCCGGGGCGCCCGGTCGGCCTGGTCGAGCTCGACGTCGCGGCCGAGAGCGCCGACGTGCTCAGGGACGCCTTGGAATCGAGGGGTTGGGACTCCCACCGATAG
- a CDS encoding VOC family protein yields MTDDTSTTAAAVRMWPALSFRDAEAAMAWLRAVGFTEHATFRDDDGTVVHAEWLWPEGGGIMFGADTTGIVRNAGGSAIYLVTADPDGAFARAVEAGATVQRELRDEGYGGRGGSVLDAEGNHWSFGSYQPGA; encoded by the coding sequence ATGACTGACGACACCTCGACCACCGCGGCCGCCGTACGCATGTGGCCCGCCCTGTCCTTCCGTGACGCCGAGGCGGCGATGGCGTGGCTCCGCGCCGTCGGCTTCACCGAGCACGCGACGTTCCGCGACGACGACGGCACCGTCGTCCACGCCGAGTGGCTGTGGCCCGAGGGTGGCGGGATCATGTTCGGCGCCGACACGACCGGGATCGTGCGCAACGCCGGCGGGTCGGCGATCTACCTGGTCACCGCTGACCCCGACGGCGCCTTCGCCCGCGCCGTCGAGGCGGGAGCGACCGTCCAGCGCGAGCTGAGGGACGAGGGCTACGGCGGCCGCGGCGGCAGCGTCCTCGACGCCGAGGGCAACCACTGGTCCTTCGGGTCCTACCAGCCGGGAGCCTGA
- a CDS encoding helix-turn-helix domain-containing protein — protein MYHAPPVPAALRPYVASRVAYDVDFGRPGVHRGLPSTTLAFVLPVDERLRVGWAGADDQHAAWSSLSGLHVAPAAVHHDGVQRGIQLALTVAGARALLGLPAGELAGALTDLEEAVPELADLPARVHDAATWPARVALVDRALLSLLRRDASGVRREVAHALAALTHGARVEAVADEVGYSRRRLSTLVRAECGLTPVGYRRLGRFEEARALLGHRPLAEVAARCGYSDQAHLSREWTELAGCSPTTWLREEFPFVQDVGPGDDAGSDS, from the coding sequence GTGTACCACGCACCGCCGGTGCCGGCCGCCCTGCGGCCCTACGTCGCGAGCCGCGTCGCCTACGACGTCGACTTCGGCCGGCCGGGTGTGCACCGGGGGCTGCCGTCGACGACGCTGGCGTTCGTCCTGCCGGTCGACGAACGGCTGCGGGTGGGCTGGGCCGGCGCGGACGACCAGCACGCCGCGTGGTCGTCGCTCTCGGGCCTCCACGTCGCGCCGGCGGCCGTCCACCACGACGGTGTCCAGCGCGGCATCCAGCTCGCGCTCACCGTCGCCGGTGCCCGCGCGCTCCTCGGCCTGCCCGCGGGGGAGCTCGCCGGCGCCCTCACCGATCTCGAAGAGGCGGTCCCGGAGCTGGCCGACCTCCCCGCCCGCGTCCACGACGCCGCGACCTGGCCGGCCCGCGTCGCGCTGGTCGACCGGGCCCTGCTGTCACTGCTGCGCAGGGACGCGTCCGGCGTACGACGCGAGGTCGCGCACGCGCTCGCGGCCCTCACCCACGGAGCGCGGGTCGAGGCGGTGGCCGACGAGGTCGGCTACAGCCGGCGCCGGCTCTCGACCCTGGTGCGCGCGGAGTGCGGCCTCACGCCTGTCGGCTACCGACGACTCGGCCGGTTCGAGGAGGCGCGAGCGCTGCTCGGCCACCGGCCCCTCGCGGAGGTGGCCGCCCGGTGCGGCTACTCCGACCAGGCCCACCTGAGCCGCGAGTGGACCGAGCTCGCGGGGTGCTCGCCGACCACGTGGCTGCGCGAGGAGTTCCCGTTCGTTCAAGACGTCGGGCCCGGCGACGACGCAGGCTCGGACTCATGA
- a CDS encoding pseudouridine synthase — translation MTRQIDTDDEGLVRLQKLLAQSGVASRRKCEELMLEGEVEVDGEVITRLGTKVDPRTAVIKVSGKRLPPISDHAYLVLNKPRGVVSSMADEQGRKDLSSLVADRPERLFHVGRLDTDTSGLLLLTNDGDFAHRMAHPSFEVEKTYVAEVAGRVSKGTIADLLAGVTLDDGPVQVRRARVVDTAADRTIVELVIHEGRNRIVRRLLDHVGHPVKVLTRTQFGPVVLGKLPVGAMRDLTDAELGDLLELVGL, via the coding sequence GTGACCCGCCAGATCGACACCGACGACGAAGGCCTGGTCCGGCTCCAGAAGCTGCTGGCCCAGTCGGGCGTCGCCTCCCGTCGCAAGTGCGAGGAGCTGATGCTCGAGGGCGAGGTCGAGGTCGACGGCGAGGTCATCACCCGCCTCGGCACCAAGGTCGACCCGCGCACCGCGGTGATCAAGGTGTCCGGCAAGCGGCTGCCGCCGATCAGCGACCACGCCTACCTGGTGCTCAACAAGCCGCGCGGCGTGGTCTCCTCGATGGCCGACGAGCAGGGCCGCAAGGACCTCTCCTCACTGGTCGCCGACCGCCCGGAGCGGCTGTTCCACGTCGGCCGCCTCGACACCGACACCTCCGGCCTGCTGCTGCTCACCAACGACGGCGACTTCGCCCACCGGATGGCGCACCCGTCGTTCGAGGTGGAGAAGACCTACGTCGCCGAGGTCGCCGGCCGTGTCTCGAAGGGGACGATCGCCGACCTGCTCGCCGGCGTGACCCTCGACGACGGCCCGGTGCAGGTACGCCGCGCCCGCGTCGTCGACACCGCCGCTGATCGCACGATCGTCGAGCTGGTCATCCACGAGGGCCGCAACCGGATCGTGCGACGGCTGCTCGACCACGTCGGGCACCCGGTCAAGGTGCTGACCCGCACCCAGTTCGGGCCGGTCGTGCTCGGCAAGCTCCCGGTCGGCGCGATGCGCGACCTCACCGACGCCGAGCTCGGCGACCTGCTGGAGCTGGTCGGTCTCTAG